One part of the Sphingopyxis sp. PAMC25046 genome encodes these proteins:
- a CDS encoding amidohydrolase family protein yields MIRSLRTTTGIVATLAAGVFAAQQGAAQSGDAADLILRGGTIYSGEAEPFRGDVAIRGDRITYVGPKAPGTAARTIDATGLIVAPGFIDPHTHVGEALASSDPAARLVLPFLTQGVTTAFIGVDGGGDPDIARTFGTAKAGAGGEGEAGLGQSTRDFGINFAAYVGLGAVRAKVIGAADRAPTAAELAQMTGLVDKAMCDGALGLSTGLFYAPQSFAKRDEVVALAKAAAAKGGVYDSHLRDESSYTIGLAAAVDEALSIGRDARIPVHIAHIKALGVDVHGQAPAIIAQIEKAQKAGQIVHADQYPWSASGTGLSAALLPRWAQDGGRAAMLKRFDDAATMARMRPEIAENLRRRGGPASLLITSGPAGAEGKTLADVAKEQGVDPVDAAIAVLRQREAGVASFNQSEADIAAFMTRPWVVTSSDASRGHPRYYASYARKYATYVKDKRVLDLKRFIAQSTTITARLFGLEGRGELKAGAFADVIAFDPATFAPRADYAHPALFSTGMRFVLVNGVLALENGEPTGAAGGKPLPRTPTGQCK; encoded by the coding sequence ATGATCCGCTCTCTCAGGACAACTACCGGGATCGTCGCTACTCTTGCGGCGGGCGTCTTCGCCGCGCAGCAAGGCGCCGCGCAGTCCGGCGATGCCGCCGACCTGATCCTGCGCGGCGGCACCATCTATAGCGGCGAGGCCGAACCCTTTCGCGGCGATGTCGCGATCCGCGGCGACCGCATCACCTATGTCGGCCCCAAGGCGCCGGGAACGGCGGCGCGAACGATCGACGCGACCGGGCTGATCGTTGCGCCGGGCTTCATCGATCCGCATACGCATGTGGGCGAGGCGCTTGCCTCCTCCGATCCTGCCGCGCGGCTCGTGCTCCCGTTTCTGACGCAGGGCGTCACCACCGCCTTCATCGGCGTCGACGGCGGCGGCGATCCCGACATCGCCCGCACCTTCGGCACCGCAAAGGCCGGTGCGGGGGGAGAAGGCGAAGCGGGCCTCGGTCAGTCGACGCGCGACTTCGGGATCAATTTCGCTGCCTATGTCGGCCTTGGCGCCGTGCGCGCGAAGGTCATCGGTGCCGCCGACCGCGCGCCCACGGCGGCCGAACTCGCGCAGATGACCGGCTTGGTCGACAAGGCGATGTGCGACGGCGCGCTCGGCCTTTCGACCGGCCTCTTCTATGCCCCGCAAAGTTTCGCCAAGCGCGACGAGGTCGTCGCGCTGGCCAAGGCGGCAGCGGCGAAGGGCGGCGTCTACGACAGCCATTTGCGCGACGAATCGAGCTATACGATCGGCCTCGCTGCCGCCGTCGATGAAGCCCTGTCGATCGGGCGGGACGCGCGCATTCCGGTGCATATCGCGCATATCAAGGCGCTCGGCGTCGATGTCCATGGCCAGGCGCCCGCGATCATCGCGCAGATCGAGAAGGCGCAAAAGGCAGGCCAGATCGTCCACGCCGACCAATATCCTTGGTCGGCTTCGGGCACCGGCCTGTCGGCCGCGCTCCTTCCGCGCTGGGCGCAGGACGGCGGGCGCGCCGCGATGCTGAAACGGTTCGACGATGCCGCGACGATGGCGCGGATGCGGCCCGAGATCGCCGAGAATCTTCGCCGTCGCGGCGGACCCGCGTCGCTGCTCATCACCTCGGGCCCTGCCGGTGCAGAGGGCAAGACGCTCGCTGATGTCGCCAAGGAACAGGGCGTCGATCCGGTCGATGCCGCGATTGCCGTGCTTCGTCAGCGCGAGGCGGGGGTCGCGTCCTTCAACCAGAGCGAGGCCGACATCGCCGCCTTCATGACCCGTCCCTGGGTCGTCACCAGTTCGGACGCTTCGCGCGGCCATCCGCGCTATTACGCCTCCTACGCGCGCAAATATGCGACCTATGTGAAGGACAAGCGCGTGCTCGATCTCAAGCGCTTCATCGCGCAGAGCACAACGATTACGGCGCGCCTGTTCGGGCTGGAGGGACGCGGCGAGCTCAAGGCGGGCGCCTTCGCCGACGTCATCGCCTTCGATCCCGCGACCTTCGCTCCGCGCGCCGATTATGCGCATCCCGCGCTCTTCTCCACCGGGATGCGCTTCGTCCTCGTCAACGGCGTGCTCGCGCTCGAAAATGGCGAGCCGACAGGCGCCGCGGGCGGCAAGCCGTTGCCGCGCACGCCAACGGGTCAATGCAAATAA
- the dgcA gene encoding N-acetyl-D-Glu racemase DgcA, which yields MLRTLAAQSDAFPLARPFRISRGVKTVADVVTVEIGCDGVTGRGEGVPYPRYDESIAGALATIEEARRAIEAGATREELAEVMPAGAARNAVDCALWDLESKASGQSVTDRLGRPPLGATPTAITVSLDTPAAMGAAARTLARVPLIKIKVDSSDPETQIRTVRNAAPAPRVIVDPNESWTFAEVERLQPLLAELRIDLLEQPLPAGEDDALAGFVPLVPIAADESAHVAGDVGALAEKYQVINIKLDKTGGLTGALALADAAAAAGLGVMTGSMISSSLSIAPALIIAARSAFVDLDGPLWLANDRPGGVGHGTGVLTPPARGFWGTA from the coding sequence ATGCTTCGAACCCTCGCCGCGCAAAGCGACGCTTTCCCTCTAGCCCGGCCGTTCCGCATCTCGCGCGGCGTCAAGACCGTCGCGGATGTGGTGACGGTCGAAATCGGCTGCGACGGCGTCACCGGACGCGGCGAAGGCGTGCCCTATCCGCGCTATGACGAATCGATCGCGGGCGCGCTGGCGACGATCGAAGAAGCGCGCCGCGCAATCGAGGCGGGCGCGACGCGCGAAGAGCTGGCCGAAGTCATGCCCGCGGGCGCGGCGCGCAACGCGGTCGACTGCGCGCTGTGGGACCTCGAAAGCAAGGCATCGGGGCAGAGCGTCACCGACCGGCTCGGCCGCCCGCCGCTCGGCGCCACCCCGACCGCGATCACCGTCAGCCTCGACACCCCCGCCGCGATGGGCGCCGCCGCCCGCACACTCGCCCGCGTGCCGCTGATCAAGATCAAAGTCGACAGCAGCGATCCCGAAACGCAGATCCGCACCGTCCGCAACGCCGCGCCCGCCCCGCGCGTCATCGTCGATCCCAATGAAAGCTGGACCTTCGCCGAGGTCGAGCGGCTCCAGCCCCTGCTCGCCGAATTGCGGATCGACCTTCTCGAACAGCCGCTCCCGGCGGGCGAGGACGATGCGCTTGCGGGCTTCGTCCCGCTCGTCCCGATCGCCGCCGATGAATCGGCCCATGTCGCGGGCGACGTCGGCGCGCTCGCGGAAAAATATCAGGTCATCAACATCAAGCTCGACAAGACCGGCGGGCTGACCGGCGCGCTCGCGCTCGCCGATGCCGCTGCCGCCGCCGGGCTCGGCGTGATGACCGGCAGCATGATTTCCTCGTCCCTGTCGATCGCGCCCGCGCTGATAATCGCGGCGCGATCGGCCTTCGTCGATCTCGACGGTCCTTTGTGGCTGGCGAACGATCGGCCGGGCGGCGTCGGACACGGCACAGGTGTCTTGACGCCGCCCGCACGAGGCTTTTGGGGAACGGCATAA
- a CDS encoding TonB-dependent receptor — translation MTRSTPIVSTAALATALLWNAPALAQDTPPVPAAETYADAEITVTGSRIQRDGFRAPTPLTVLNSEDIESSAPANIADYVNDIPSLVGSVTPASSNLNISAGTAGVNALNLRALGTARTLVLLDGQRSVGSTMTGLVDVNTFPQGLIKSVEIVTGGASAAYGSDAVSGVVNFILDKDYTGIKGSAEYGITTYGDAPNYRATLTAGTAFAGGRGHLLLNGEIAIKDGLHSVPRDWNQRGSYMITNPAYAAGNGEPERLVVSGAGLSLATPGGIITDTALRGTVFGPGGAVGQFDYGTVRDPWMVGGDWESTQVNSFQSLDPAENRKSLFGRLSFEVSDGLNLFVQASYAKSKNLGNLGIQLNQGNVTIQSDNAFLPQSVRDELALRGIDKFRLGTTNANLPVRKNDTRRELQRYVVGANGEFDLFGSSARWDVYYQKGISRTREMARDISNNARLALAQDAVFAPAGNALGVPAGTIVCRSSLTSPDNGCVPFNRIGIGTASQEGLDYVIGNPFRRQKFQQDVFAANLSFDAFELPAGPVSVAIGGEHRREKVSGEVAEEFQMGWFVGNFLPSFGSYNVSEAYLELAVPVFEGLDLNGAVRGTDYSTSGYVTTWKAGLTWEPIPDIRFRATRSRDIRAPNLGELFTAGSTRINVLIDPTQNNASVQFAGTTRGNPLLDPEKADQWGVGVVLQPRFIPGLALSADYYDIKINGAIGTVAAQTIVDRCAEGVQAFCTAVVRGPNAFGNNLQVFESPFNFAVQRAKGIDFEGSYRMPVGSGDLTLRAMATRYIKNYFDNGIDAPTDTVGQNAPGGTPKWLYRIQANWATDDFNFNLTGRGISSGVYDTSFVECTSGCPASTVTNRTINDNHIAGAFYLDTSLTFDVAMAGKELELYLAVNNLLNKDPATVAPGPAGSAYATPATNQTLYDLLGRTYRVGIRFKL, via the coding sequence ATGACCAGATCAACGCCGATCGTATCGACCGCGGCGCTCGCCACCGCGCTGCTTTGGAACGCGCCCGCGCTGGCGCAGGACACGCCGCCGGTGCCCGCCGCCGAGACTTATGCGGATGCCGAGATCACCGTGACCGGCAGCCGCATCCAGCGCGACGGCTTCCGCGCCCCCACCCCGCTCACCGTGCTCAATTCGGAGGATATCGAAAGTTCGGCGCCGGCGAATATCGCCGACTATGTCAACGACATCCCCTCGCTCGTCGGCAGCGTCACGCCCGCGAGCTCGAACCTCAACATCAGCGCGGGCACCGCCGGGGTCAACGCGCTCAACCTGCGCGCGCTCGGCACCGCGCGCACGCTCGTACTGCTCGACGGCCAGCGTTCGGTTGGATCGACGATGACCGGGCTGGTCGACGTGAACACCTTTCCGCAAGGCCTGATCAAGAGCGTCGAGATTGTCACGGGCGGCGCGTCGGCCGCCTATGGGTCCGACGCCGTGTCAGGGGTCGTCAACTTCATCCTCGACAAGGATTATACCGGGATCAAGGGATCGGCCGAATATGGCATCACCACCTATGGCGACGCCCCCAATTATCGCGCGACGCTGACCGCGGGGACCGCCTTTGCCGGCGGGCGCGGCCACTTGCTGCTCAACGGCGAGATCGCGATCAAGGACGGGCTGCACAGCGTGCCGCGCGACTGGAACCAGCGAGGGTCGTACATGATCACCAACCCCGCCTATGCCGCGGGCAACGGCGAACCCGAACGGCTCGTCGTGTCAGGCGCGGGGCTCAGCCTTGCGACGCCCGGCGGGATCATCACCGACACCGCGCTGCGCGGCACCGTTTTCGGCCCCGGCGGCGCGGTCGGCCAGTTCGACTATGGCACCGTGCGCGACCCGTGGATGGTCGGCGGCGACTGGGAATCGACGCAGGTGAACAGCTTCCAGTCGCTGGACCCGGCCGAAAACCGCAAGAGCCTGTTCGGGCGCCTCAGCTTCGAAGTGTCCGACGGGCTCAATCTCTTCGTCCAGGCTTCCTACGCCAAGTCGAAGAATCTCGGCAACCTCGGCATCCAGCTGAATCAGGGGAATGTCACGATCCAGTCGGACAATGCGTTCCTGCCGCAGTCGGTGCGCGACGAGCTGGCGCTTCGGGGCATCGACAAGTTCAGGCTCGGTACGACCAACGCCAATCTGCCGGTCCGCAAGAATGACACGCGACGCGAATTGCAGCGCTATGTCGTTGGCGCCAACGGCGAATTCGACCTTTTCGGGTCGAGCGCGCGCTGGGACGTCTATTATCAGAAGGGGATCAGCCGCACGCGCGAAATGGCGCGCGACATCAGCAACAACGCGCGCCTCGCGCTCGCGCAGGACGCGGTGTTCGCCCCCGCGGGCAATGCGCTCGGCGTGCCCGCAGGCACGATCGTCTGCCGCTCGTCGCTCACCAGCCCCGACAATGGCTGCGTGCCGTTCAACCGCATCGGCATCGGCACCGCGAGCCAGGAGGGGCTCGATTATGTGATCGGCAACCCGTTCCGCCGCCAGAAATTCCAGCAGGACGTATTCGCCGCCAACCTGTCGTTCGACGCCTTCGAGCTGCCCGCGGGGCCGGTGTCGGTCGCGATCGGCGGCGAGCACCGGCGCGAGAAAGTGTCGGGCGAAGTGGCCGAAGAATTCCAGATGGGCTGGTTCGTCGGCAATTTCCTGCCCAGCTTCGGCTCCTACAATGTCAGCGAGGCCTATCTCGAACTCGCGGTTCCGGTGTTCGAGGGGCTCGACCTCAACGGCGCGGTGCGCGGCACCGACTATTCGACCTCGGGCTATGTCACGACATGGAAGGCGGGGCTGACCTGGGAGCCCATCCCCGACATCCGCTTCCGCGCGACGCGATCGCGCGACATTCGCGCGCCCAATCTGGGCGAATTGTTCACCGCAGGATCGACGCGCATCAACGTCCTGATCGATCCGACGCAGAATAATGCCTCGGTGCAGTTCGCGGGAACGACGCGCGGCAACCCGCTGCTCGACCCCGAAAAGGCTGACCAATGGGGCGTCGGCGTCGTGCTGCAACCGCGTTTCATCCCCGGCCTCGCGCTATCGGCCGACTATTATGATATCAAGATCAACGGCGCGATCGGTACCGTCGCGGCACAAACAATCGTCGACCGCTGCGCCGAAGGCGTGCAGGCCTTTTGCACGGCCGTCGTGCGCGGCCCCAATGCTTTCGGCAATAACCTCCAAGTCTTTGAAAGCCCGTTCAACTTCGCGGTTCAGCGTGCGAAGGGGATCGACTTCGAAGGCTCCTACCGGATGCCGGTCGGCAGCGGCGACCTGACGCTGCGCGCGATGGCGACGCGCTACATCAAAAATTATTTCGACAATGGCATTGATGCGCCGACCGACACGGTGGGACAAAATGCGCCCGGCGGGACGCCCAAATGGCTTTACCGCATCCAGGCCAATTGGGCGACCGACGACTTCAACTTCAACCTGACAGGGCGCGGCATTTCGAGCGGCGTCTATGACACCAGCTTCGTCGAATGCACCTCGGGCTGCCCCGCATCGACGGTCACCAACCGCACGATCAACGACAATCATATCGCGGGCGCCTTCTATCTCGACACCTCGCTGACTTTCGACGTCGCGATGGCGGGCAAGGAGCTCGAACTTTATCTCGCGGTGAACAACCTCCTGAACAAGGATCCGGCGACCGTAGCACCGGGGCCGGCGGGCAGCGCCTATGCGACGCCGGCGACGAACCAGACGCTCTACGACCTGCTCGGGCGCACCTATCGCGTCGGCATTCGTTTCAAGCTGTGA
- a CDS encoding amidohydrolase family protein — MKRLTLSLAVLLATTAPALAQHYDVLIRGGTLYDGTGAPARTADVAITGDRIAAVGAIPDGATATTLVNAAGRIVAPGFIDPHSHAAPNIQTKELAAALPMLHQGITTLAINPDGGGPAELGPQIADLKTNIPGVNVIPLIGHNAVRRAVMGDVARLANADEQAKMEGLVTAAMAAGAYGLSDGPFYIPGKYSNTAEIVGLAKAAAHFPGAFYISHIRDEGNYDIGVVAAVDEVITVARAAKIPGVVTHIKVLGPQVWGKSADVIARIDQARAEGLEIWADQYPYSASGSSLMASLVPGWAQEGGAAALAKRLQDPAMRAKIRAEMVPNLERRAGPHALMIRSFAPDPSLEGKRLDEVGRIKGMDPLDAAIEMLIAGGAPTVSFNMSDADVEAFMRQPWTMTSTDGGLPHFGKTSEHPRAYGAFPRKLRNYVLDKPVIPMAQAIHAATGLPAKVLGIPDRGLLREGAFADVIVFDPATIHDRATYERPHAYSVGVVYVFVNGKAALAKGKPTADRHGRVLLRPR; from the coding sequence ATGAAACGCCTGACGCTTTCGCTCGCGGTCCTCCTCGCCACCACTGCGCCCGCGCTCGCCCAGCATTATGACGTGCTGATCCGCGGCGGCACGCTCTATGACGGCACGGGCGCGCCCGCGCGCACCGCCGATGTCGCAATTACTGGAGACCGCATCGCGGCGGTGGGGGCGATCCCGGACGGCGCCACCGCGACGACGCTAGTCAACGCCGCGGGCCGGATCGTCGCGCCGGGCTTTATCGACCCCCATTCGCACGCGGCGCCGAATATCCAGACGAAGGAACTCGCCGCCGCGCTGCCGATGCTGCATCAGGGGATCACGACGCTGGCGATCAACCCCGACGGCGGCGGGCCAGCCGAGCTCGGCCCGCAGATCGCCGACCTCAAGACCAATATCCCCGGGGTCAACGTCATCCCGCTGATCGGCCACAATGCGGTGCGGCGCGCAGTGATGGGCGATGTCGCGCGCCTCGCCAACGCCGACGAACAGGCGAAGATGGAGGGGCTGGTCACCGCGGCGATGGCGGCGGGCGCCTATGGCCTGTCCGATGGCCCCTTCTATATTCCGGGCAAATATTCGAACACCGCCGAAATCGTCGGCCTCGCGAAGGCGGCGGCGCACTTTCCCGGCGCCTTCTACATCAGCCACATCCGCGACGAGGGCAATTACGACATCGGCGTCGTCGCCGCGGTCGACGAGGTGATCACCGTCGCGCGCGCGGCGAAAATTCCGGGTGTCGTCACCCACATCAAGGTGCTGGGGCCGCAGGTCTGGGGCAAGTCGGCCGACGTCATCGCCCGCATCGATCAGGCGCGCGCCGAGGGGCTCGAAATCTGGGCCGACCAATATCCTTACTCGGCGTCGGGATCGAGCCTGATGGCCTCGCTCGTCCCGGGCTGGGCGCAGGAAGGCGGCGCGGCGGCGCTCGCCAAGCGGCTTCAGGATCCGGCGATGCGCGCGAAGATCCGGGCGGAGATGGTGCCGAACCTCGAACGCCGCGCGGGGCCGCACGCGCTGATGATCCGCAGCTTCGCGCCCGATCCGTCGCTCGAGGGCAAGAGGCTGGACGAGGTCGGCCGGATCAAGGGCATGGACCCGCTCGACGCCGCGATCGAGATGCTGATCGCGGGCGGCGCGCCGACCGTCTCGTTCAACATGAGCGACGCCGATGTCGAGGCCTTCATGCGCCAGCCGTGGACGATGACCTCGACCGACGGCGGCCTGCCGCATTTCGGCAAGACGTCCGAACATCCGCGCGCCTATGGCGCCTTCCCGCGCAAGCTGCGCAATTATGTGCTCGACAAGCCGGTGATCCCGATGGCGCAGGCGATCCATGCCGCGACCGGCCTGCCCGCGAAGGTCCTCGGCATTCCCGACCGCGGCCTGCTGCGCGAAGGCGCCTTTGCCGACGTGATCGTCTTCGATCCCGCCACGATACACGACCGTGCGACCTATGAACGGCCGCACGCCTATTCGGTCGGCGTGGTTTATGTCTTCGTCAACGGAAAGGCGGCGCTGGCCAAAGGAAAGCCCACCGCCGATCGCCACGGCCGCGTGCTGCTGCGGCCGCGCTGA
- a CDS encoding LysR family transcriptional regulator yields MNLRHIEIFHAVYTNGSVSAAARALNISQPSVSKTLRHAESILGFPLFERSAGRLVATDDAHALFAEVSEIQDRVHALREGARNLRRGAGMKLRISALPSLALGVLPEAVARFLISHPHVNFDLQTVHHDDLVRKLQERETDVAIAVEVPQNAPIGSRWLGEGELVVLYREADIPDAPPRLALGDLREHRFISVAASGPIGEIFVEEQRRLGLEFDHAMSARTFYIATALVRAGVGLTVVDSFTAQAALAPGLAIRPLTPPLTFDLYAMYYHNRPPTALTTDFLKVVAEIIDGI; encoded by the coding sequence ATGAATCTGCGCCATATCGAGATATTCCACGCGGTCTATACTAACGGGTCGGTCAGCGCCGCCGCGCGTGCGCTCAACATTTCGCAGCCGTCGGTGTCGAAGACGCTGCGCCACGCCGAATCTATCCTCGGCTTTCCGCTGTTCGAACGCTCGGCCGGGCGCCTCGTCGCGACCGACGATGCGCACGCGCTGTTCGCCGAGGTCAGCGAAATCCAGGATCGCGTCCACGCGCTGCGCGAAGGCGCGCGCAACCTGCGACGCGGCGCGGGCATGAAGCTGCGCATCTCGGCGCTTCCGTCGCTGGCGCTCGGCGTCCTCCCCGAAGCCGTCGCGCGCTTCCTCATCAGCCATCCGCACGTCAATTTCGACCTGCAGACGGTCCACCACGACGATCTGGTCCGCAAGCTCCAGGAACGCGAAACCGACGTCGCGATCGCGGTCGAAGTGCCGCAGAACGCGCCCATCGGAAGCCGCTGGCTGGGCGAAGGCGAACTGGTGGTTCTCTACCGCGAAGCCGACATTCCCGACGCCCCGCCGCGTCTCGCGCTCGGCGACCTGCGCGAACATCGCTTCATCAGCGTCGCGGCCAGCGGACCGATCGGCGAGATATTCGTCGAAGAACAGCGCCGGCTCGGGCTCGAATTCGACCATGCGATGTCGGCGCGCACCTTCTATATCGCGACCGCGCTTGTTCGCGCGGGCGTCGGACTGACGGTCGTCGACAGCTTCACCGCGCAGGCGGCGCTGGCCCCCGGCCTCGCGATCCGCCCGCTGACGCCCCCGCTGACCTTCGATCTTTATGCGATGTATTATCACAATCGCCCCCCCACCGCGCTCACGACCGATTTCCTGAAAGTCGTGGCGGAAATCATCGACGGGATATAG
- a CDS encoding dicarboxylate/amino acid:cation symporter, translating into MMRRWFAIPLWKRVLGGLVLGLLLALVWPEAAPKVAVFGDLFVRAIRMLVAPIVLVTIAAGITSLADPKRLGPLGGRTVGLFALTTAIAVSVGMAVALLVEPGVAAPVGTAAPKALGDPVPLYDQLVGIIPLNIVEALAKGDMLALIFVAILVGVGTVLAGEAGKPFARLLQSLSAVLLKIVGLVMEATPIGVFALIANAVAANGAAVFVNIGWLALAVVLGSAIQIVLVHSLILRLLARLPVFTFFRGIIDALVVAFSTASSSATLPVAMTVAGRNLGISSSVYSTVLPLGASIGKDGTAMYVGLLSIFSLQAFGVPIDAGTLAIILLTGALAAFGTAPVPSASLFMLAAVLSAVGVPPEQTALIVGFVLPFDRLLDMTRTVPSASANLTVATTVARWEGELDQAVYRAPPRR; encoded by the coding sequence ATGATGCGCCGCTGGTTCGCCATTCCCCTCTGGAAACGCGTGCTCGGCGGACTGGTGCTCGGACTGCTGCTCGCGCTCGTCTGGCCCGAGGCGGCCCCCAAAGTCGCGGTATTCGGCGACCTGTTCGTGCGCGCGATCCGGATGCTCGTCGCGCCGATCGTCCTCGTCACCATCGCCGCCGGGATCACCTCGCTCGCCGATCCCAAGCGCCTCGGGCCGCTCGGCGGGCGGACCGTCGGGCTGTTCGCGCTAACGACGGCGATAGCGGTGTCGGTCGGCATGGCGGTCGCGCTGCTCGTCGAACCCGGTGTTGCGGCACCGGTCGGCACGGCGGCGCCCAAGGCGCTCGGCGACCCGGTGCCGCTCTATGACCAGCTTGTCGGCATCATCCCGCTCAACATTGTCGAGGCGCTGGCGAAGGGCGACATGCTGGCGCTGATCTTCGTCGCGATCCTCGTCGGTGTCGGCACCGTGCTTGCGGGCGAGGCCGGAAAACCCTTCGCTCGACTGCTGCAGTCGCTGTCGGCGGTGCTGCTGAAGATCGTCGGGCTGGTGATGGAAGCGACCCCGATCGGCGTGTTCGCGCTGATCGCCAATGCCGTCGCCGCCAACGGCGCCGCGGTCTTCGTCAACATCGGCTGGCTGGCGCTCGCCGTCGTACTCGGCTCGGCGATCCAGATCGTCCTCGTCCACAGCCTTATCCTGCGACTGCTGGCGCGCCTGCCCGTCTTCACCTTCTTTCGCGGCATCATCGACGCGCTCGTCGTCGCCTTTTCGACCGCCTCGTCATCGGCGACCTTGCCCGTCGCGATGACCGTGGCGGGCAGGAACCTGGGCATATCTTCCAGCGTCTATTCGACCGTGCTGCCGCTGGGCGCGAGCATCGGCAAGGACGGCACCGCCATGTATGTCGGCCTGCTCAGCATATTCAGCCTGCAGGCTTTCGGCGTGCCGATCGATGCCGGAACTCTAGCGATCATATTGCTCACCGGCGCGCTCGCGGCCTTCGGCACCGCCCCCGTTCCGTCGGCGTCGCTCTTCATGCTCGCCGCGGTGCTTTCGGCGGTCGGCGTTCCGCCCGAACAGACCGCGCTGATCGTCGGCTTCGTGCTTCCCTTCGACCGGTTGCTCGACATGACGCGCACGGTGCCGAGCGCCAGCGCCAACCTGACCGTCGCGACCACCGTGGCACGCTGGGAGGGTGAGCTCGATCAGGCTGTCTATCGCGCGCCGCCGCGGCGCTAG
- the dgcN gene encoding N-acetyltransferase DgcN yields the protein MIASPYLLYLGHVNDEVGIKTSRGLAVFRPDDCVGEFRHDDCELTLGLPRMDFAEAVAAGARTLVLGIANAGGKLGDDLVRDAVAAIEAGLDVASGLHNRLRDEPALVEAAARHGRALHDVRDPRPDIPIGNGKRRAGKRLLAVGTDCSVGKMYATLCLERAMRARGMAADFRATGQTGILIAGSGVPLDAVIADFISGAIEQLSPPRDDDGWDLIEGQGSLFHPSFAGVSTGLLHGAQPDALVLCHDPVRPHMRGLPHYPMPGLRETLDANLQVARLTNPDVRAVGVALNTSKLSPAEAERLCAETADALGLPCTDPFSMGVDPIIDWIAKCFEPSPRKATLSL from the coding sequence ATGATCGCCAGCCCCTACCTCCTCTATCTTGGCCATGTGAACGACGAAGTCGGCATCAAGACGTCGCGCGGCCTTGCGGTTTTCCGGCCCGACGATTGCGTCGGCGAATTTCGCCACGACGATTGCGAGCTGACGCTCGGCCTGCCCCGCATGGACTTTGCCGAGGCGGTTGCTGCGGGCGCGCGAACGCTCGTGCTCGGCATCGCCAATGCCGGAGGCAAGCTCGGCGACGATCTGGTTCGCGACGCCGTCGCGGCGATCGAGGCCGGGCTCGACGTCGCTTCCGGCCTCCACAACCGGTTGCGCGACGAGCCCGCGCTCGTCGAGGCTGCCGCACGCCACGGCCGCGCGCTCCACGACGTCCGCGATCCGCGCCCCGACATTCCGATCGGTAACGGCAAGCGGCGCGCGGGCAAACGGCTGCTCGCGGTCGGCACCGATTGTTCGGTCGGCAAGATGTATGCGACCCTCTGCCTCGAACGCGCGATGCGCGCGCGCGGCATGGCGGCCGATTTCCGCGCGACCGGCCAGACCGGCATCCTGATCGCGGGCAGCGGCGTGCCGCTCGACGCGGTGATCGCCGATTTCATCTCGGGCGCGATCGAACAATTGTCGCCGCCGCGCGACGATGACGGCTGGGACCTGATCGAAGGTCAGGGATCGCTCTTCCACCCCTCTTTCGCCGGCGTTTCGACCGGCCTTCTCCACGGCGCGCAACCCGATGCGCTGGTGCTGTGCCACGACCCGGTGCGTCCGCACATGCGCGGGCTGCCGCATTATCCGATGCCGGGTCTTCGCGAGACGCTCGACGCGAACCTGCAGGTCGCGCGGCTTACCAATCCCGACGTTCGCGCCGTGGGCGTCGCGCTCAACACCTCCAAGCTCTCGCCCGCCGAGGCCGAACGGCTTTGCGCCGAAACCGCCGACGCGCTCGGCCTGCCCTGCACCGACCCCTTTTCCATGGGCGTCGACCCCATCATCGACTGGATCGCCAAATGCTTCGAACCCTCGCCGCGCAAAGCGACGCTTTCCCTCTAG